The following proteins come from a genomic window of Pyxidicoccus sp. MSG2:
- a CDS encoding alpha/beta fold hydrolase: protein MRSKTVDLGGPVHYVEFGGEGAPLVLVHGLGGSHVNWTGVGARLARHGRVLALDLSGFGRTPPAARGAGVEANERLLERFLRDVVGAPAVLMGNSMGGFLSLRTAARAPELMRALVLVNPAQPHVKGVARDPEVVRRFAIASIPLLGEFLAARKAKQLGARRLTEDMLELCCRDTGTVATELVEAHVSLSTERLASMPWSSAAYLEAARTLMGALRRTEDFARHVKGVRCPTMLVHGVHDRLVRFAYSEALAKLRPDWRFEVFPDAGHVPMMEDPEGFTARVGAWLERVAPSPRAAG from the coding sequence ATGCGCTCAAAGACGGTCGACCTGGGCGGTCCGGTTCACTACGTGGAGTTTGGAGGCGAAGGCGCTCCACTCGTGCTGGTGCACGGACTGGGTGGCAGCCACGTCAACTGGACAGGAGTGGGCGCGCGCCTCGCCCGCCATGGTCGGGTGCTGGCCCTGGACCTCTCGGGCTTCGGGCGCACACCCCCGGCGGCCCGCGGCGCGGGCGTGGAGGCCAATGAGCGGCTGCTGGAGCGGTTCCTCCGTGACGTGGTCGGGGCCCCCGCCGTCCTCATGGGCAACTCGATGGGCGGCTTCCTGTCGTTGAGGACGGCCGCGCGGGCTCCCGAGCTGATGCGGGCGCTCGTGCTGGTCAACCCCGCCCAGCCCCACGTGAAGGGCGTGGCGCGAGACCCCGAGGTGGTCCGCCGCTTCGCCATCGCCTCGATACCGCTGCTGGGGGAGTTCCTGGCGGCCCGCAAGGCAAAGCAGTTGGGCGCGCGCAGGCTCACGGAGGACATGCTCGAGCTGTGCTGCCGGGACACCGGCACCGTGGCGACGGAGCTGGTCGAAGCCCACGTGTCGCTCTCCACCGAGCGCCTGGCCTCGATGCCCTGGAGCTCCGCGGCCTACCTGGAGGCGGCGCGCACCCTGATGGGCGCGCTGCGCCGGACCGAGGACTTTGCCCGGCACGTGAAGGGGGTGCGCTGCCCCACGATGCTCGTGCACGGGGTGCATGACCGGCTGGTGCGCTTCGCCTATTCGGAGGCGCTCGCGAAGCTGCGACCAGACTGGCGCTTCGAGGTGTTCCCCGATGCCGGCCACGTGCCCATGATGGAGGACCCCGAGGGCTTCACCGCACGGGTCGGCGCCTGGCTCGAGCGGGTTGCCCCGTCTCCCCGAGCGGCAGGCTGA
- a CDS encoding GNAT family N-acetyltransferase, with the protein MPATVIPAVDTERLTLRGHRLEDFEESFALWRNPEVTRYIGGKPSTSEECWARLLRYVGHWDVMGYGFWVVREKGTGRFIGEVGLADFRRDIQPSFEGAKEAGWALVPEAHGKGYATEAMRAVLAWAEGRFGPERIVCIIDLGNTASTRVASKCGFREFARATYKGEPTQVFERVPGAR; encoded by the coding sequence ATGCCCGCCACCGTCATCCCCGCCGTCGACACCGAGCGCCTCACGCTGCGCGGCCATCGACTCGAGGACTTCGAGGAGTCCTTCGCACTGTGGAGGAACCCGGAGGTGACCCGCTACATCGGCGGCAAGCCGTCCACGAGCGAGGAGTGCTGGGCCCGGCTGCTGCGCTACGTGGGCCACTGGGACGTGATGGGGTACGGGTTCTGGGTGGTACGCGAGAAGGGCACGGGCCGGTTCATCGGCGAGGTGGGGCTCGCGGACTTCCGGAGGGACATCCAGCCGTCGTTCGAGGGCGCGAAGGAAGCCGGCTGGGCGCTCGTTCCGGAGGCGCACGGAAAGGGGTACGCCACGGAGGCGATGCGCGCGGTGCTGGCGTGGGCCGAGGGACGGTTCGGCCCGGAGCGCATCGTGTGCATCATTGACCTGGGGAACACGGCGTCCACCCGGGTCGCGAGCAAGTGCGGCTTCCGCGAGTTCGCGCGCGCCACGTACAAGGGTGAGCCGACGCAGGTGTTCGAGCGCGTCCCCGGGGCTCGCTGA
- a CDS encoding glycosyltransferase family 4 protein — MTVAPFRLGMLIPEFPTQTHAFFWREITALRAAGVEVHVFSTRRPVEDCPHEWAERAASETTYLYPPRLSSALVSPRDFPGMAQALAYIARLSVGAKQKARALGMLACAVDLLHYARERKLDHVHGHSAADAAHVLALCRLLGGPRYSFHLHGDLPVYGTDHGAKAWDATFVAAAARPMQRQLIEDAGLAAERTYTLWMGVDTDRFQPPAKRAEDPRGLHLVSVGRLHLCKGHVHTFSGLRKALDRGLKAHMTVGGRGPHEKEIREAVARFGLESHVELVGPLGEAAVMELLHRADAFVLSSVGLGEASPVAVMEAMACGVPPVCSIIGGTPDMIEDGTDGLLVAQEDEEGLANAFLRLGQDRALQERMSRAARERAVRTFDYRETSRRLLDAIQESRAPRRQAA; from the coding sequence ATGACCGTCGCTCCCTTTCGCCTGGGAATGCTCATCCCAGAGTTCCCCACGCAGACCCACGCCTTCTTCTGGCGGGAAATCACCGCACTGCGCGCCGCTGGCGTGGAGGTGCACGTCTTCTCGACGAGGCGGCCGGTGGAGGACTGCCCGCATGAATGGGCGGAGCGAGCGGCGTCGGAGACGACGTACCTGTACCCGCCGCGACTGTCGTCGGCGCTGGTGTCGCCGCGGGACTTCCCGGGGATGGCCCAGGCGCTGGCGTATATCGCCCGGCTGTCGGTGGGGGCGAAGCAGAAGGCGCGAGCGCTGGGGATGCTGGCGTGCGCGGTGGACCTGCTGCACTACGCGAGGGAGAGGAAGCTGGACCATGTCCATGGCCATTCGGCCGCGGACGCGGCGCACGTGCTGGCGCTGTGCCGGCTCTTGGGAGGACCGCGCTACAGCTTCCACCTGCACGGGGACCTGCCGGTGTACGGAACGGACCACGGTGCGAAGGCGTGGGACGCGACGTTTGTCGCGGCGGCGGCGCGGCCGATGCAGCGCCAGCTCATCGAGGACGCGGGACTGGCGGCGGAGCGGACGTACACGCTGTGGATGGGTGTGGACACGGACCGCTTCCAGCCCCCGGCGAAGCGGGCGGAGGACCCCCGGGGACTGCACCTGGTGTCCGTGGGACGGCTGCACCTGTGCAAGGGGCACGTGCACACCTTCTCCGGGCTGCGCAAGGCGCTGGACAGGGGACTGAAGGCGCACATGACGGTGGGGGGAAGGGGACCGCACGAGAAGGAAATCCGCGAGGCGGTTGCGCGCTTCGGGCTGGAGTCACACGTGGAGCTGGTGGGGCCGCTGGGAGAAGCGGCGGTGATGGAGCTGCTGCACCGGGCGGATGCGTTCGTGCTCTCCAGCGTGGGACTGGGAGAGGCGTCGCCGGTGGCGGTGATGGAGGCGATGGCGTGTGGAGTGCCGCCTGTGTGCTCCATCATCGGAGGAACGCCGGACATGATTGAGGACGGGACGGACGGGCTGTTGGTGGCGCAGGAAGATGAGGAGGGATTGGCGAACGCCTTCCTGAGGCTGGGGCAGGACCGGGCGCTGCAAGAGCGGATGTCGCGGGCCGCCCGGGAACGAGCGGTGCGCACCTTCGACTACCGCGAGACGAGCCGGCGACTGCTGGATGCCATCCAGGAGTCGCGCGCGCCTCGCCGTCAGGCCGCGTGA